Part of the Sphaerochaeta associata genome is shown below.
ATTGTTGCATCCCTTGCATGCCCACGGTTGCACGTGAGCCTGCAAGGGATGTCTTTTCACTCGCTGATAATTTCTCATGGCTATATTTCTTCAAACGTGTCCTTCGCATCTGCTGCCAAGCCCTCTCATTGTGCTACTTCAGGTGGGATTACCATACATATGGATAGCAGGAAAAGTGCGCATTTTCTTGGCTATCCATTGTAGGTTTTGGAATTATTGCGTTGACAACTGGCTCAGCCATGGTAAGATATAGTCGCTACTCATACTATAAGAAGTAGCAAAGATGCACTCATACGTCACTACTATAGGAGGGAGACATGAAAAAGAACCGAATAGGGTTACTGGTGCTTGCGTTGATACTGGTATCGGGTTTGCTCTTTGCAGCTGCGCAGGCGGAGACCTCTGCTCCGACGGCAGGAGGAATGGAACCTCTCAAGGCAGCCACGTATTCGTGGACGGCAGGTGGAATGGGAGGCGGCTGGTATACACAAGCCGGAGCCATGTCGGCAATCGTGAAAAACACATTCCCCGAAATTACCATCAAGGTCATTCCTGGTGGTGGAACAGCTAATCCGCTGGCCGTTGATCAGGGAAAAGATGACATTGGTTGGGGCGTAGGATATGTCGACAAAGCTGCATACAATGGTGTAGCACCTTTGTATGACAGGGAAGTGAAGAACATCAGGGGCCTGCTCGGTGGATTCTCCGTTGACTTCTATCACTTCTTGGCTGCAAAATCGACTGGAGTAACCACAATCGACGAATTCGCAGCGAAAATCAAGGCTGGAGAGAAACTCAACGTTGCCGCTCCGATGCCGGGAACCAGTGAACGTGCCCTTACCACGTTCATCCTTGAGAACTACTACGGTATCTCCTATGAACAAATCGAGAAGAACGGCGGCAAGTTGTTCCAGGCTGTCTATGGTGACATGGTCAACTATTACAAGGACCGACACGTTGATTACGTTATCGCTTGTCTTGGCCTTCCCGGAGCAGCAATCACCGAAATGACGATTTCAAGAGATTCCACCATCCTTGAAGCCAGCGACGATTTGATCAAATGGAGCGCGAACACGTATGGTACCGTTGCTCTTGAAAGCGGTTTGAATGTGATTCCTGCCGGAACCTACAAGGGCATTGATGTGAACAAGAAGGCTATCGGGCACTCAACAGAAATTATTGCTTCCGCAAAATTGCCTGAGACGGTTGCCTACCATTTCGTCAAGGCTCTCATTGAGAACATTGGTGAAGTCAAGTCCATCAATCCTTCGTTCAATAAGTATTTCACCGCTGAAACCGCTCCTGTTACCATGGTTCCTCTTCATCCAGGTGCCGAGAAGTATTACAGAGAGGTTGGTTTGTTGAAGTAAGTGTACATCGACCATCAAAAACGGACCTTCCGTACAAGGTCCGTTTTTTAAAAACTAATACGAAAGTGGAGTGAATACTATGCGTGAATTGAAAGGTTGGTTGAAATGGGTCGTTAGTTTTTGCCTCGTTGCGGTGGCTGTCTTTCATTTATATACCGCGATATTTGGAGTATTCCAGCCCAGAATTCAACGGGGTATTCACTTGATGGTTCTCTTGCCGATGGCCTTTATTCTGTTTCCTGCATCAAAAACAAAGTCGCCTACCGATCGACCATCGGTTTTGGATGTAGTATTGGCCATTCTTGCAATTCTCCCGCCGTTGTATCTCATGCTGATGGATGCGAAACTGAACCTGCGGTATGAGTTGATCGACCCAGTTACTCCACTGCAGACTATTCTTGGCCTCATCAACATCATATTGCTGATCGAAGCCGTCCGTCGAGTCGTCGTACCAGCGATGGCCATCCTCATCAGTCTCTTTCTTGTGTACCTGGTCACAGCTCCGTTTCTTGGCGGTATTTTTTACTCCAAGCCGATGGCTCTCAGCCGCATGGTGGAGATTCTCTACCTCTTTACGAGCGAGGGCATCTACGGTTCCATCATCGGAGTTACTGCGACACTGGTTGCTGTATTCGTCATCTTCGGTGCCTTCATGCAGAATACGAAGACCGGCGAGTACTTTACCAATCTGGCAGTCTCGCTTGCAGGAAGATCCATTGGAGGTCCTGCAAAAATCGCCGTCATCTCAAGCGGCTTGTTCGGTTCGATCAGCGGTGTGGCTGCAGCAAATGTGTATGCAACCGGTGTGTTCACCATTCCCCTTATGAAGCGCCTGGGCTATCGCAAGCAATTTGCCGGAGCAGTTGAATCAGCCGCCTCCACCGGAGGATTGATCATGCCTCCGATCATGGGAGCCGGAGCGTTCGTCATGTCAGAAATCACCGGTATTGCCTATGTTCATATCATTAAGGCAGCAGTTATCGGTGCAATTTTCTACTATCTGAGTATTCTCATTAAAGTTCACTTCGAGGCCAAGAAGGAGAATCTTCGTGGCATGGATGAGAGCGAAATCATATCGACGAAACAGGTCCTAAAAGATTCGTATCAGTTGATACCCCTTATCGTTCTCGTCATTTTCCTGGTCATCGGGTATTCACCGTTCATGGCAGCAGTCTACGGTATATTGGCGACCTTCCTGATGACCTTCCTCAAACGCGACACATGGATGACTCCAAAAAAGCTGTACGAAACCTTCGAGTTGTCGGGAAAGAACCTGATCATGCTTGCAGTGACGTGCGCCGGAGCCGGAATGGTCATAAGCATCGTAACGTATACCGGCCTCGCGTTGGGAATAGCTTCGGTCATCCAATCGTGGTCGGGCGGGTTTTTACTCCCTGCATTGATGCTCATCATGGTTACCTCGATTCTGATGGGCATGGGCATGCCGTGTACGCCTGCCTACATCGTTGCCGTGACCATCGGTGGGCCCGCCCTTCAGGCATTGGGTATCGATGTTCTGACCGCACACCTGTTTGTATTCTATTTTGCAATTCTGGCTGAAGTGACGCCTCCTGTGAGCATCGCCAGTTATTGCGGGGCTGCCATTGCCGGTTCCGATCCTTTGAAGACTGGTTGGGAAGCGCTTCGTCTGGCATTGGTAGGGTTCATTATCCCGTACATATTTGTATATAACCCTGCTTTCCTGATGAGAGGAAACTTTCTTGAAATAATGGCTCTTTGTATTATCGTATTTTATGCTATTATAACTATGGCATCATCGATGCGCGGCTACTTCAATAGGATTCTGAAACTATGGGAACGATTAGCATTAGGAGCCTTGACGGTAGGTATGGTCATCGTTGCATGTACACCAAAAATCATGCACTCGTATACGGTTGATATTGCCCTGATCATTTCGGCGGTCGTCATCCTCGTGTTCGTTGTATTGGCAAAACTGAAAAAGAAGGTTCTCTCTCCGGCCTGATGTTGAGAGTGTATTTCTAGGGATTAACGCCATCGAGCAAGATGGTTCAGCTGGTTACGCGATTGGTAAAAGACATAAAGGAAGTACTATGCGTAACCGGCAGGGAAGGTGGTATATATGAGATCATATCGAGTTGCGGTTGTAGGTGCATTGGGAGCGGTAGGCCAGCAGATGGTGAGAATCCTTGAACGGTCCTCTTTGGCCGTATCTTCGCTCAAGCCGCTGGATATTGAAGAGAATGCGGGAAAGCAGGTCTCGTTCAGGGACAAGATGTGGACGGTCGAGACATCGGGCAAGGGCAAGTTCATTGACGTCGACATCGCTTTGTTCTCCGCTGGAGCTGAAGCGAGTGAGATCCTGGCTCCGATAGCGGTTTCGGAAGGGGCGGTCGTCATCGACAACTCGAGTCAATGGCGCATGACCGATGGTGTCCCCTTGGTGATTCCCGAGGTCAATCCCGAAGCCTTGCGCTCGCATAAGGGCCTGATAGCAAACCCCAACTGCTCGACCATCCAGATGTTGGTCGCACTGAAGCCGTTGCATGATGCATTCACCATCAAGCGTGTTGTGGTTTCGACCTATCAGGCCGTCTCGGGCAGCGGCGCTGCTGCGATTCGCGAATTGCGTGAGCAGACGCAAGCGGTATTGGACGGCAGGCAAGCTGTCGCACAGGTGTATCCGCATCCAATAGCATTCAACGCATTACCGCAAATTGATGTCTTCTTGGAGAATGGATATACCAAGGAAGAGATGAAGATGGTCAACGAAACACACAAGATGCTCGATCCAAATATTCTCGTCAGTCCGACTGCTGTCAGGATTCCAGTCTTCAGAGGCCACAGCGAGTCCATCAATCTTGAGTTTGAAAAACCATTCGAACTTGAAAAGGTTTTTGAGCTGTACAAGCATGCTCCGGGGGTCCGGCTCGTAGACGATCCTGGACACCTGGCGTATCCGTTGGCCCTTGATGCAGAGGATCGTTACGAAGTCTTTGTTGGAAGACTCAGAAGAGACCCGTCGATCGAGAATGGTCTGAATATGTGGGTGGTTTCTGATAATCTCCTTAAAGGAGCAGCGCTCAATACTGTACAGATCGCCGAGAAACTGGTCGAGATGGATTTGATTGGTCGTTGATCGTGCTGTCGACGCTATAAAGGAGATGAAGTACATGACACGTTCTGCCGACGTATTGGTTATCGGTGGGGGCATAATCGGCCTTTCCTGTGGGTTTTACCTCTCAAAGCGGGGTAAGCGGGTGTTTGTACTCGATACCGGCGGGTTTGCCGATGGAGCATCCGGTGCATGCGATGACATGATACTATTCCAGTCCAAGAAACCCGGTATCAATCTTGAACTGACATTTGAGAGTTTGGAGCTGTATAAATCGTTACTTACCGAATTGGGTGGTGATCTTGGATTTGCGAACTTGGGAGGAATGGTCCTGATTGAAAACCAACAGGAGTTGGAGATCATGGAGGAATTCGTTGCACAGCAACGCTCCTACGGTCTTGATGTCGAGGTGATCGATAAGCGTGAGATGCTCAAGAAGCAACCCTTTCTCAGCGACCATATCATAGCTTCCACCTACAGCAGGATGGATTCCCAAGTCGATCCTTTTGCGGTTATGCGAGGCTTTGAACGTAAAGGTACCTCCTACGGAATGAAAGTCTTCAGGCGCAACGGGGTCGTAGGGATCGATCGCATCGGTACAGGTGATTTTCAGGTAGGTACCGTAGATGGTACTATCTTCCAGGCTCCAGTGGTTATTAATGCTGCTGGAACGTGGGCTGGACAAATCGGTGCGATGGTTGCGGCCAATGTGCCGATTACGCCCAAACGTGGTCAGATTGTCATAACCGAGCGTGTACCGCCGATAGGCGATACCAATATTTGGAGTGCGAAATATCTGGTGACCAAATTACGAAGTGATGTTGTTGTCGATTTGAATGAAGACGAGCGGTCCCTTGGCTTGTCCCTGGCATTAACCCGCTCTGGTGGTGATACGTATCTGATAGGCAGCACCCGTGAATTCGTAGGCTTTGATAAGCGTACCACAATTGCAGGAATCAGGGCGATCATCAATCAGACGCTCAAGGTTGTGCCGAAGCTACGGGAAGTCAACTTCATCCGCTCGATTGCAGGCTTGAGGCCTTCTACGCCGGACGGTAGGATGTTGTTGGGTGAGCATGCCGGCATCGAAGGCTTTTTTACTGCAGCAGGGCATGAAGGCGATGGTATCGCACTCGCCCCGATTACCGGTAAACTCTTGGCATCGATGGTATGCCACGATCCGGTTGACCAACGATTGGACGAGTTGTCGCCCAACAGATTCGCAAAATCCTAAGGAGGACCAAATATGACCGACGATAAGGACATGTTCATCTGTCGTTGTGAGGAAGTCACCCTGCGTGAGATTGAACAGGCGATAGACGAAGGTTTTGTAACCGTTACGGATATCAAGCGAGTAACGCGTGCAGGAATGGGCCTCTGCCAAGGGAGAACCTGCACCAAGACCATTGCAAGAATCATTTCCCAGCGTACCGGTAAACCGCTTGATGAGGTCCTGCCAAAATCCTACCGATCGCCGGTGCGACCGCAAAAGATGCAGGCAGTCGAGAATGAGGAGTTTAACGATGCAAAGAATTCTTGAGCATCCGATACTTGGTCCGCTCCCCGAGGAGGAGAAGGTTACCATATATGTCGATGGAGAACCTGTCGAGGCGAGAAAAGGGGAGATGATAGCGGCAACGCTCATGGCTACAGGCAAGCCTTATTTCCGCAAGACGGTCAAGCGGCATGAACCGCGTAGCATCTTTTGCGGCATCGGGCGTTGTACCGATTGCGTCATGACAGTCAACGGGATTCCTAATGTCCGCACCTGTGTAACGGCAGTCGAAGACGGGATGGTGATCGAGACTCAGATGGGATTCGGCGATTGGGGAGGAAACGATAGCAAATGATGGAACGTGATATAGTTGTTATCGGATCTGGTCCGGCTGGATTGTGTGCGGCCATTGAGGCTGCCGAGGCCGGGGCAAAGGTGCTGTTGGTTGACGAAAACGCAAAACCAGGCGGGCAGTTGTTCAAGCAAATACATAAGTTTTTCGGTTCACGAGAACATAGTGCAGGTGTACGTGGGATCGATATCGGAACCTTGTTGCTGAAGAAGGCCGAGGACCTGAATATTGAAGTCTGGCTCAATACTGAAGCCTGCGGAATATTCGATCAGGATAAGGTCTGGGTGGTGCGGGATAAAAGCAAATCCATGACCATTCATGCAAAGCGCATCATCCTGGCTACCGGAGCCAATGAGAATGTGGTCAACTTCCCCGGCTGGACACTTCCGGGCGTTATGGGAGCCGGGGCGGCACAGACCATGATCAACCTTCACCGGGTTCTTCCAGGGAAGAAAATTCTCATGATCGGCTCGGGAAATGTCGGCGTCATCGTATCGTATCAGTTGCTTCAGGCGGGAGCGGAGGTCAAGGCGGTTGTAGAGGCAGCCCCGCAGCTCGGCGGCTATGGCGTCCATACGGCCAAGGTAAGGCGGGCGGGAGTCCCTTTTTATACTGGACATACCGTACTCGAGGCGAGGGGAACCGATCACGTCGAATCAGCGGTGATTGTACAGCTTGATGCTTCTTGGAAACCGATTCCAGGTACTGAATTTGAATTGGATGTCGATACCATCTGCATTGCCGCAGGTCTCACTCCTGCAGTGGAATTGGCCTTTGGAGCCGGTTGTCGTTCAGTGAATAGTCCTGTATTGGGGGGATTGGTGCCATGGCACGACCAGAGGATGTGTACGAGCATACCCTCCATCTATATTGCAGGAGATGTTTCAGGAGTTGAAGAAGCCAGTACTGCAATGGAAGAAGGACGCATGGCCGGATTATCAGCCGCTGATTCGCTTGGATATCTTGAGGAATCACGGTATAAAGCCCGATTTGAAGCGATCAACCATAATTTGTTGGCGTTGCGATCAGGGATGTTCGGACAAAAAAGACGTGATGCGAAAGAAGCCATCATGGCTGCCAGCAAAGGATGAACGAGATGGACAACCACAATGAGACAGAAGGGAGACTCAAGACTACCGGTGCGGCAAGCCTCGCCGAATTGCACGCAACAAAGGAATATATCCTTCCCGACGAGCATATGAAGCATCCTGTCGCAGTCATCGAATGCATCGAGGCAATCCCCTGCAATCCATGCGAGACGGCGTGCCCCGTTCATGCCATCACCGTAGGTTCAGAGATCACCAACCTGCCGGTGATCGATATTGAAACCTGCACCGGCTGCGGCTTGTGCGTTGCGGCATGTCCTGGCTTGGCCATCTATCTCAAGCAGAAGGAGTATGCGAAGGGTTTGTCCTTTATCGCTTTCCCGTTCGAATATGTGCCGCTGCCCGAGGCAGGCCAAGTAATAGATATGGTCGATCGCCACGGCAGGGTTGTATGCAAGGGGACTGTGATCAAGGTTGCAACAATCAAGAAGTTCAATAGAACGGCAATCATCCATGCAACCTACCCGGTCGAGCAATACGAACAGGTGGTGAACATGCAGCGTTTGGCCCGAGACTAAATGGCAAACTCTTCCTTGATGATCCTGATCGCCTTATCAACGTCGGTGGAATAGATTGCATACTCAATCTTGTTCTCCGATGTTGTAACAGCGAAAATTGAAATATCCGCTTTCGCCATACAAGAGAATACCTTGTACGCTACACCCGACTGGAATTCCATGCCGGGGCCTTCCACGGACAGCTTGGTGATATTCTCCGAAATTGTTGCCTTGGTCTCTCCCTGAGTCTCCGTCAACGTGGCGATTACGTCCCTGGTCTTTATAAGATCCTTCCGATTAATCGTAAAGGCAATTGCAATATGTCCGTTGGTTGCCCCGGTATGGCTGATCATGTCGATGAATACATCGTTTGATGCCAACGCCCCATACAGGTCGGTGACGATGGACATGTTCCTTGGGATATTCTCTATCGATACAAGTACTTGATCCGGTTGTGCCAAAAGTGTCGTAATTGCGCTTTTTGCGGTAATCATATCCTGCATCGTATACATGCCGGGCTTTTGTTCAAAGATGTAGGAAGCCGCCAACACCGCACCGGTTGCAAATACCTGTCGTGAAAAGGCTTGATGGGCGATGGTGATTACCTCGTCCTTGCCTGCAAAGAACACTTCGTGCTCTCCGACGATTGTTCCGCCGCGCAGTGAATGGATGCCCAGCTCATCACTGCTGCGCTGAGCCTCTCCTCCCTGTCTGCCGTATACATATCTCAGTTTCTTGGTCCTGCCTTCATTGACCGAATCTGCTAGCATCAACGCGGTTCCGCTGGGAGCATCCTTTTTCAGATTATGATGTTTTTCGATGATTTCCACATCGAATTGTTCTCCCAGCACCTTTGCTGCATGCTTGATCAGCTGCTGGACAAGGTTGACTCCAAGTGACATGCTTCCGCTGCGGAAAACAGGGATTGTATCAGCTGCCTTTGCCAATAAATCCAATTCCAATGTTGCAAGTCCTGTAGTTGCGACAACAACGGCAAGTCTGCGTTCGATGGCGACATCGAGATAGTCGTGCAGCGATTTGGGTGAAGAAAAGTCAAGTAGTACGTCTGCTTCGACGGGGCAGGCGAGCAGGCTCTGATATACCGGATAGGCTCGCTCGCTTGGATATACATCGATTCCCGCAACGATGGATAGATTGTCCAGCCGCTCTGTCATCGATGTAATGACTTGTCCCATTCTTCCACTGCAACCGTATAGAATTACTCTCACCATACAAAACATCCTGTTAGTAAATTTGTATGTATGTTATTCTAAAAACAATAATGAATCAATAATAACATAAAAATATTTTGCATTAGTTTATGAATGGTTGGTGTAATGAATGCCCCCTGACAAATAAAGTCGGGGGACATGTTCTCATTGGATTCGCGGGTCTCTTTTCCAAGGCCTGCTGCCATGAACCGCTACTTGAATGTGGCCAGAAGCTTTTCCTTGTTTACTGCCTTAAGCGGTACCAACGGAAGTCTGAATACCTCTTCAAGCATTCCCTTGGAAGCCATGTAGGTCTTTACAGGAACCGGGTTGGTTTCGATGAATTGATTTACAAAGAACGGATAAATCCAGTTGTACATTTCCAGAGCTGTCTTGTAATCACCAGCGGCGGCAGCGTGTGTCATTTTCACCATTTCGGCAGGAAACATGTTGCTGGCCACCGAGATGATGCCTTGTGCACCGCATACCATCATCGGCAGAGTAAGTGCATCGTCCCCGGATAACACTGCAAAATCAGCGGGTCTTTTATGAAGCAGGTCCTGTATTTGGCCCATACTTCCACACGCTTCCTTATCAGCAACGATAAGAGGATGCTTTGCCAGCTTCAGTACAAGATCCACCGACATGTTGATCGCACTGCGACCCGGAATGTTGTAGAGGACCACAGGCAGGCCGCCATGTTCGGCAACTTCGATAAAATGTCGATACAGGCCTTCCTCGGAGGGCTTGTTGTAATATGGGGCTACCTGCAGGGTATAATCGGCACCGGCATCCTTTGCTTTTTTAGTTGCTTCTATTGCCGATTTCGTGCAGTTGGAGCCACTTCCGGCGATGATGGGAACCTTTCCTTTAGCAAGGAGCGCAACGGTCTTGATGATCAACTCTTTCTCTTTGTCATCGAGGGTCGGACTCTCTGCGGTTGTACCTATGGGTACCAAGCCATCGATACCTGATTCCAATTGTTTTTGAACGATTGCCTTGAGCGCACCGATGTCAAGATCCCCATTTTTGGAAAATGGGGTAACAAGCGCAGTAAAAACTCCATGCAACATGGCGATTCTCCTTGATTTTGTCATTCTCGCTACTCATACTGTGAGTGG
Proteins encoded:
- the dapB gene encoding 4-hydroxy-tetrahydrodipicolinate reductase; the encoded protein is MFCMVRVILYGCSGRMGQVITSMTERLDNLSIVAGIDVYPSERAYPVYQSLLACPVEADVLLDFSSPKSLHDYLDVAIERRLAVVVATTGLATLELDLLAKAADTIPVFRSGSMSLGVNLVQQLIKHAAKVLGEQFDVEIIEKHHNLKKDAPSGTALMLADSVNEGRTKKLRYVYGRQGGEAQRSSDELGIHSLRGGTIVGEHEVFFAGKDEVITIAHQAFSRQVFATGAVLAASYIFEQKPGMYTMQDMITAKSAITTLLAQPDQVLVSIENIPRNMSIVTDLYGALASNDVFIDMISHTGATNGHIAIAFTINRKDLIKTRDVIATLTETQGETKATISENITKLSVEGPGMEFQSGVAYKVFSCMAKADISIFAVTTSENKIEYAIYSTDVDKAIRIIKEEFAI
- a CDS encoding (2Fe-2S)-binding protein produces the protein MTDDKDMFICRCEEVTLREIEQAIDEGFVTVTDIKRVTRAGMGLCQGRTCTKTIARIISQRTGKPLDEVLPKSYRSPVRPQKMQAVENEEFNDAKNS
- a CDS encoding 4Fe-4S dicluster domain-containing protein — its product is MDNHNETEGRLKTTGAASLAELHATKEYILPDEHMKHPVAVIECIEAIPCNPCETACPVHAITVGSEITNLPVIDIETCTGCGLCVAACPGLAIYLKQKEYAKGLSFIAFPFEYVPLPEAGQVIDMVDRHGRVVCKGTVIKVATIKKFNRTAIIHATYPVEQYEQVVNMQRLARD
- the dapA gene encoding 4-hydroxy-tetrahydrodipicolinate synthase gives rise to the protein MLHGVFTALVTPFSKNGDLDIGALKAIVQKQLESGIDGLVPIGTTAESPTLDDKEKELIIKTVALLAKGKVPIIAGSGSNCTKSAIEATKKAKDAGADYTLQVAPYYNKPSEEGLYRHFIEVAEHGGLPVVLYNIPGRSAINMSVDLVLKLAKHPLIVADKEACGSMGQIQDLLHKRPADFAVLSGDDALTLPMMVCGAQGIISVASNMFPAEMVKMTHAAAAGDYKTALEMYNWIYPFFVNQFIETNPVPVKTYMASKGMLEEVFRLPLVPLKAVNKEKLLATFK
- a CDS encoding aspartate-semialdehyde dehydrogenase; this translates as MRSYRVAVVGALGAVGQQMVRILERSSLAVSSLKPLDIEENAGKQVSFRDKMWTVETSGKGKFIDVDIALFSAGAEASEILAPIAVSEGAVVIDNSSQWRMTDGVPLVIPEVNPEALRSHKGLIANPNCSTIQMLVALKPLHDAFTIKRVVVSTYQAVSGSGAAAIRELREQTQAVLDGRQAVAQVYPHPIAFNALPQIDVFLENGYTKEEMKMVNETHKMLDPNILVSPTAVRIPVFRGHSESINLEFEKPFELEKVFELYKHAPGVRLVDDPGHLAYPLALDAEDRYEVFVGRLRRDPSIENGLNMWVVSDNLLKGAALNTVQIAEKLVEMDLIGR
- a CDS encoding NAD(P)/FAD-dependent oxidoreductase; this encodes MMERDIVVIGSGPAGLCAAIEAAEAGAKVLLVDENAKPGGQLFKQIHKFFGSREHSAGVRGIDIGTLLLKKAEDLNIEVWLNTEACGIFDQDKVWVVRDKSKSMTIHAKRIILATGANENVVNFPGWTLPGVMGAGAAQTMINLHRVLPGKKILMIGSGNVGVIVSYQLLQAGAEVKAVVEAAPQLGGYGVHTAKVRRAGVPFYTGHTVLEARGTDHVESAVIVQLDASWKPIPGTEFELDVDTICIAAGLTPAVELAFGAGCRSVNSPVLGGLVPWHDQRMCTSIPSIYIAGDVSGVEEASTAMEEGRMAGLSAADSLGYLEESRYKARFEAINHNLLALRSGMFGQKRRDAKEAIMAASKG
- a CDS encoding (2Fe-2S)-binding protein is translated as MQRILEHPILGPLPEEEKVTIYVDGEPVEARKGEMIAATLMATGKPYFRKTVKRHEPRSIFCGIGRCTDCVMTVNGIPNVRTCVTAVEDGMVIETQMGFGDWGGNDSK
- a CDS encoding NAD(P)/FAD-dependent oxidoreductase — encoded protein: MTRSADVLVIGGGIIGLSCGFYLSKRGKRVFVLDTGGFADGASGACDDMILFQSKKPGINLELTFESLELYKSLLTELGGDLGFANLGGMVLIENQQELEIMEEFVAQQRSYGLDVEVIDKREMLKKQPFLSDHIIASTYSRMDSQVDPFAVMRGFERKGTSYGMKVFRRNGVVGIDRIGTGDFQVGTVDGTIFQAPVVINAAGTWAGQIGAMVAANVPITPKRGQIVITERVPPIGDTNIWSAKYLVTKLRSDVVVDLNEDERSLGLSLALTRSGGDTYLIGSTREFVGFDKRTTIAGIRAIINQTLKVVPKLREVNFIRSIAGLRPSTPDGRMLLGEHAGIEGFFTAAGHEGDGIALAPITGKLLASMVCHDPVDQRLDELSPNRFAKS
- a CDS encoding TAXI family TRAP transporter solute-binding subunit, translated to MKKNRIGLLVLALILVSGLLFAAAQAETSAPTAGGMEPLKAATYSWTAGGMGGGWYTQAGAMSAIVKNTFPEITIKVIPGGGTANPLAVDQGKDDIGWGVGYVDKAAYNGVAPLYDREVKNIRGLLGGFSVDFYHFLAAKSTGVTTIDEFAAKIKAGEKLNVAAPMPGTSERALTTFILENYYGISYEQIEKNGGKLFQAVYGDMVNYYKDRHVDYVIACLGLPGAAITEMTISRDSTILEASDDLIKWSANTYGTVALESGLNVIPAGTYKGIDVNKKAIGHSTEIIASAKLPETVAYHFVKALIENIGEVKSINPSFNKYFTAETAPVTMVPLHPGAEKYYREVGLLK
- a CDS encoding TRAP transporter permease; the encoded protein is MRELKGWLKWVVSFCLVAVAVFHLYTAIFGVFQPRIQRGIHLMVLLPMAFILFPASKTKSPTDRPSVLDVVLAILAILPPLYLMLMDAKLNLRYELIDPVTPLQTILGLINIILLIEAVRRVVVPAMAILISLFLVYLVTAPFLGGIFYSKPMALSRMVEILYLFTSEGIYGSIIGVTATLVAVFVIFGAFMQNTKTGEYFTNLAVSLAGRSIGGPAKIAVISSGLFGSISGVAAANVYATGVFTIPLMKRLGYRKQFAGAVESAASTGGLIMPPIMGAGAFVMSEITGIAYVHIIKAAVIGAIFYYLSILIKVHFEAKKENLRGMDESEIISTKQVLKDSYQLIPLIVLVIFLVIGYSPFMAAVYGILATFLMTFLKRDTWMTPKKLYETFELSGKNLIMLAVTCAGAGMVISIVTYTGLALGIASVIQSWSGGFLLPALMLIMVTSILMGMGMPCTPAYIVAVTIGGPALQALGIDVLTAHLFVFYFAILAEVTPPVSIASYCGAAIAGSDPLKTGWEALRLALVGFIIPYIFVYNPAFLMRGNFLEIMALCIIVFYAIITMASSMRGYFNRILKLWERLALGALTVGMVIVACTPKIMHSYTVDIALIISAVVILVFVVLAKLKKKVLSPA